ATCATCGCAATCGCTCCAATCGCCAGTACAATAAAGATAATGATATTGGTAACTTTCGTTTTTTGACTATGGGACATAACCAGCTTCACTCCTTTCCGCGAAAATCAATCCCCATCAAAGGATGATTTTTCATTCATTTTAAATTGAATCAAAGTTACGATAAAAATGAAGATGCCGAGAATCATAGCCATCGCGGAGGCATATCCCATTTGCAGGTTTTTGAATGCCTTATCCCAAATATAGAAGACAATTGAGGCCGATGAATATTCTGGACCCCCTGTAGGTGTCATAATGTTCATTTCAGTAAAGATTTGCGAACCACCAATAATGTTGGTAACGACCAGGAAGAAGGTTACTGGTTTTACCATTGGCCATGTAATATTGCGGAACATTTGGAATCCGCTAGCTCCGTCCAGCTCTGCTGCTTCATAATAAGAGCGAGATACACTTTGCAGTGCGGCCAGATACAGCAACATTGTATATCCGAGACCTTTCCATACGGTCATGAGAATCAGGGCCGGTTTGACTGTATCCTTATCCATCAGCCAGTTAGGTCCTTTAATACCGAACAATTCAAGGAATTGGTTCACCAAACCATAATCTCCGTTGTAGGCCCAGTTCCACATAATAGAAACGGCAGCCAACGAAGAAATGACCGGAATATAATAGATCACACGAAATGTTGTCGTACCTGGAATCTTGCGATTCAGTCCCAGTGCCAGCAGTAAAGCTAGTACAAGACCGATTGGAATACCCAACATTAAGAAAAGAGTATTGTACATCGATTTGTAAAAGAGTTCGTCGCTAAATAAATCCTTAAAATTATCCAACCCAATAAAGTTCATTTGTCCTAATCCGTCCCAGTCTGTAAAAGAGCCGTATAACGAATAGACAAACGGGAACAACGTAAAGATTAGCAGACCGAGAATAGGTGGAAGAATAAATAAGTATCCATATATCTTCTCTTTGCGGTAGAGATTAGATTTGGTTATCACAGGGCTCACCTCTGTTTCTGATTTGGAATGAAGATGATGTTAGCAGCATGATATTCAGCCACTAACATCATCCTTTTCCCTCTATTTACGCATTATTTCTGTGATTTTTTCTCTTGCTCCACCGCTTTATCCAGCAGTTTCTGCATCTTCGGTTGTTCTTGCTTCACATAATCTGCTGCCGTAATTTTGCCATCCAGCACAGGTTGGATATCTGTGAAGAAAATATCGTACCATTCTGCGTTATACGTATAGTTACCTGGTAATGCACGTCCATAGTCTTTTACGATATCAATAAATTCTTGTTTGTTGTTAGGCTTTGTTTTTGTATCTTTGACCCACTCATCAGCCATATCCAGCAGATTCGGAATCTGTACCTTGGCATCTACGAGCTGCTTCATGCCTTCTTTGGAAGTAGTCAGATAGTTAACCAATTCTACAGCTTCATCCGGATATTTTGTTTTAGAGGAAACACCGATACCCAGAGAACCAATCCATGTTGCCGGTTTGCCAGTCGATCCAGTTGGGAAAGGCAACAAATCATATTCGAATGGCAGTTTTTCAAATGTACTCATATCCCAAGGCCCTACTGGGAAGAACGCCATTTCGCCTTTCATCCAGCGTTGATATGTGTCCAATGTTTGTGATTGTTCAATGCCAGGTGTAATTTTATATTTGTTTTGCATATCAGCAAAGAACTGAAGCGCTTCCGCAAATTTCGGATCATCAATCGTTACTTTAGTTTTGCTCTCATCCAGCCAATCAGCGCCATTACTCCATACAAAGGCTTGCAATGCCCACTGAACGTTAAAACCTGTTCCGTATTGATCTGGTTTGCCGTCACCGTTAGTATCTTTGGTCAGCTCTTGGTTAACCTTAATGAACTCATCCCATGTGTACGGTTTGTCTTTGTCAGGCAATGGAACACCTGCTTTTTCAAACATGGTTTTGTTATAACCCAAAGCGAATGGACCCAAGTCCTTCGGCATACCGTAAATATTTCCTTGACCGGCCATTTTACCGTCATAGCGATACAAATCCACACCGTATTTCCAGATGTTATCCAGATTTATATCCTTGCTCTTCTCAATATAAGGTGTCAGATCCTTCAACACCCCACTGTTAACATAAGCTTTCAAATCCCCAGGGGCAAAATAAAAGATATCTGGAAGATTGTTACCTGTAATTGCAGCTCTAAGCTTTGTAGCATATTGGTCTGCTGCCGTCACGACCATTTTAACCTTTACACCAGGATGTTCTTCTTCAAATTTCTTGATAACATCCTTATAAGCCTTCTGCTCATCCGTTCCTCCACGGAACATGAAAGTTAATTCCTTGCTTCCATCGCTACTGGAACTTCCTCCACTACAGCCTGCCAGTGCAGCAACCATCAACAACAGAACAACCATTGTTAGTGCAAAACCTTTTTTCTTTGTCAACGCGACCCCTCCTAAAATTAAAATGAAACCGCATACATTAAGTGTTAAAATAACTTCATACCACTCGGCCTAATCTTTAACTGTGCGGTACACAACCCGTTGTTGATTGCCGCTGTGATTATCATCCCTCTCATGTACCATATAATTAACATTTACCTTTATCAATAATGAATTCGTTTACAAATAAAATATAGCACGCCATTCTACGGTTCGTCAATGCATTTTTCAATCTTTTTAAATAATTATAAAACATAGATTGGAGTAACTTAAAAAGCAAAATTAAATCGTTTTTAAGTATATTTTCGCAATGAATACTAAATAAAATACTTAAATACGATGTATTTTATAAAAAAGGATTTATTTTAGAACACCATTTCCTCTCTTCTTCTTTTAGTAAAAAAAATTTACAGAAAAGCAGTTTACTTCTTTTTGATTTTATTTTAACATAAATCAAAGTAAAAATATAAGCGCTTACATTACATTTTTTATAGATAAGGATGGGCTATAGCTATGATTTATATTAAGGACTTAATGTCGGGGTTAGATATTTTCAAAGCACTGGGCTCGGAAATTCGCATTCAAATTCTTGAGTTACTTGCTGTTCAAGGACAAAGTATGAATGATATTGCGAGCAAGCTAAATTTGAGCAACGGCACCATTACGATGCATATTCGCAAACTGGAAGAATGCGGGCTTGTGGAAATCAATACGGTAAGCGGTAAACACGGGACCCGAAAAATGTGCTATTTAAATAAGGAAAAGCTAATGGTAGATCTGCGCAGCAGAGAACAAAAAAATGTGTATGAGGTAGAAATTCGTATCGGTCATTATAGTAACTACCAGGCGGTTCCTACTTGTGGATTAGTGACCAAAGACAGCATTATCGGCGATTTTGATGATCCACGCTATTTTGCAGATCCCGCGCGACTGGACTCTGAAATGATCTGGATGGCAGAGGGCTTTCTGGAATACCGCATTCCTAACTACTTAAAAGCGAATCAATCCTTTACCGAAATTCAATTTTCCGCAGAGCTGGGATCAGAAGCACCGTGTTATTGTGAGGACTATCCGTCTGATATTTGTTTTCATATAAATGATATTGCTATCGGTCACTGGACGAGCCCAGGCGATTTTGGAGCTGTTCCCGGGGTCCTCAATCCTGATTGGTGGCCCCCACACTTGAATCAATACGGCATGCTGAAGTTAATTCGCATCAACCAGCATGGAAGCTTCATTGACGGGTGCCGTATATCAGAAGTCACCATAGACGATATTGGACTTGATTACAAAAGCGATATTACACTGCGTTTATCCGTATCTGATCAATCGCAAAACAAAGGAGGACTCACTATTTTTGGTAAAAGATTCGGAAATTTCGGCCAAGATTTGCTTGTGCGCGTGCTTTACGATGTACACGAAGAAGATAACTCCAACTCCTAATTCGCCACAGATAAAAGGCCGAAGTCTGTATTCATTGAATACATGTCCTCGGCCTAAATCCTAATCTTCACTTAAAGAGATATAAATAAATAGATAAAAGATGATTGCCATCCCAAACACCAGCCAGCTAAAGGACAGCAAATGAAGCTTCTCCCCTGCATGTACTGCCCATCTCCAAAGATCCGCAAAAAGCACCAGCGGTTGCAGCAACACATCCCAGCTATTCCAGCGGGCAAATCTGCCTATATACACACCTATGCTGGCCAGCCATAACATCACAAAAACTACAGCCCATGCAAGCCAACCTGAACAAATCTTCCTCAACATACGATGGATCATCAATACACAAAGGGATGTAAGAAAAAGACCAATTCCAGCGGCCGAAAAGGACGTAAATAAGATTAGCCAAAATTGAGTATTCAACCAAAAACGCGTACCAGGAATCACATCGTACAAACGGAATGCATGCAGTAGTTCGGTCACTAAATAAAGAGCATTCGGCAGAAAAAACAACCATACCCATGCGGCGAAAAATAAAAGAATATTTCTTACTTTTGCATTTCGCAATCTGTATAACGCCACCATGAACAATGAAATAAACACCGGAACCCATGCCAGGAATATATCCCAGTACAGAAATTGATATATTCTCGTCCCGCTTGTGGACTGTAGATACATAATGAGTCCGAAACAGCCCAACGTAGCTACAAGCATCACCCCCAACAAACCGGGCAGCTTGTAACCCTTCCTTCTTAACAGCAAACTTCCATCTACCTCCTGCCTAATAACGGCGTATTTACGTCTCTTCAGTTCTCTCTTATAGCGCTTTCACATTTAGAAAGAGGGCTTTTATTTATTCCACGTTTCGTATATCCTCGAACACATGATCTGTTATCGTCAAAGTATCAAAGGTAACATTACACCCCTCCCCTACCGGAGACTGTGCGACAACCCCAACTTTTAGCTGGCTGGGAACATTCATGCCAAAATATCTGGCCAGTTTCCAATGTTGACCATCCGAGGAATAATGAAAGGCAAAGCAATTTCCAGCTCGTGTTACTCGCAAATATGGATTAGAAGCATCCATCGCCCCCGATATACAATCATCGGATGTATCCCGTGTGACCACACTAAGGATCGAGGGGGTATTCTCAAAGTATTCAAAGCATACCTTAGCCCAATGAGTATCATCCGCCATCACCATCAAGCATCCTGAATCATAGGGCTGCTTCATATCGACACGAACCCTCGTCCAGATTGTAAAATCTCCATGTAGGGTGGTAT
This window of the Paenibacillus polymyxa genome carries:
- a CDS encoding carbohydrate ABC transporter permease, which gives rise to MITKSNLYRKEKIYGYLFILPPILGLLIFTLFPFVYSLYGSFTDWDGLGQMNFIGLDNFKDLFSDELFYKSMYNTLFLMLGIPIGLVLALLLALGLNRKIPGTTTFRVIYYIPVISSLAAVSIMWNWAYNGDYGLVNQFLELFGIKGPNWLMDKDTVKPALILMTVWKGLGYTMLLYLAALQSVSRSYYEAAELDGASGFQMFRNITWPMVKPVTFFLVVTNIIGGSQIFTEMNIMTPTGGPEYSSASIVFYIWDKAFKNLQMGYASAMAMILGIFIFIVTLIQFKMNEKSSFDGD
- a CDS encoding DUF1361 domain-containing protein — protein: MLLRRKGYKLPGLLGVMLVATLGCFGLIMYLQSTSGTRIYQFLYWDIFLAWVPVFISLFMVALYRLRNAKVRNILLFFAAWVWLFFLPNALYLVTELLHAFRLYDVIPGTRFWLNTQFWLILFTSFSAAGIGLFLTSLCVLMIHRMLRKICSGWLAWAVVFVMLWLASIGVYIGRFARWNSWDVLLQPLVLFADLWRWAVHAGEKLHLLSFSWLVFGMAIIFYLFIYISLSED
- a CDS encoding DUF1349 domain-containing protein codes for the protein MNVFEGFNEKVLPQGWRWINEPTVWSFDESKALQVSAPSQADFFRDPSGGVIKSSAPFLHTTLHGDFTIWTRVRVDMKQPYDSGCLMVMADDTHWAKVCFEYFENTPSILSVVTRDTSDDCISGAMDASNPYLRVTRAGNCFAFHYSSDGQHWKLARYFGMNVPSQLKVGVVAQSPVGEGCNVTFDTLTITDHVFEDIRNVE
- a CDS encoding ABC transporter substrate-binding protein, whose protein sequence is MTKKKGFALTMVVLLLMVAALAGCSGGSSSSDGSKELTFMFRGGTDEQKAYKDVIKKFEEEHPGVKVKMVVTAADQYATKLRAAITGNNLPDIFYFAPGDLKAYVNSGVLKDLTPYIEKSKDINLDNIWKYGVDLYRYDGKMAGQGNIYGMPKDLGPFALGYNKTMFEKAGVPLPDKDKPYTWDEFIKVNQELTKDTNGDGKPDQYGTGFNVQWALQAFVWSNGADWLDESKTKVTIDDPKFAEALQFFADMQNKYKITPGIEQSQTLDTYQRWMKGEMAFFPVGPWDMSTFEKLPFEYDLLPFPTGSTGKPATWIGSLGIGVSSKTKYPDEAVELVNYLTTSKEGMKQLVDAKVQIPNLLDMADEWVKDTKTKPNNKQEFIDIVKDYGRALPGNYTYNAEWYDIFFTDIQPVLDGKITAADYVKQEQPKMQKLLDKAVEQEKKSQK
- a CDS encoding ArsR/SmtB family transcription factor, coding for MIYIKDLMSGLDIFKALGSEIRIQILELLAVQGQSMNDIASKLNLSNGTITMHIRKLEECGLVEINTVSGKHGTRKMCYLNKEKLMVDLRSREQKNVYEVEIRIGHYSNYQAVPTCGLVTKDSIIGDFDDPRYFADPARLDSEMIWMAEGFLEYRIPNYLKANQSFTEIQFSAELGSEAPCYCEDYPSDICFHINDIAIGHWTSPGDFGAVPGVLNPDWWPPHLNQYGMLKLIRINQHGSFIDGCRISEVTIDDIGLDYKSDITLRLSVSDQSQNKGGLTIFGKRFGNFGQDLLVRVLYDVHEEDNSNS